The nucleotide sequence GGCCAGCAGCGCGGCGTTCCTGGGCGCCAGCTCGTGGACGATGGCGTCGAAGCCTTTCCAGAAGGCGGCGCGGTCGACGCCGGTGCCGGGCAGCACCTGCTCGTCGATGAAGCGCGCCAGCTGGCCGTCCACTTGCAGGCCGTGGATCTGGGTGCGTGCGGTCATGGTGTGTTCACTCCGTGGGGTCGTGGGATATCAGGCCGCCACTGTATTGGGAACCAGGCTGAGCATTGACAGCCTGGAGCGCGGAGTATTTTTAACTGGAAAGCGGGTAATCAGAGCTTGAACAGCCGCTGGGCATTGGCCCCGCGCACCGCCCGCGTCTGCTCCTGCGGCAGTTGCGCGGTGTTGGCGAAGGCGCCTCGGGTGTCGTGCACCCAGTGCGGCCAGTCGGTGCCGAACATCACCTGCCCGGCGCCCACCACCGAGATCAGGTACTGCAGCGCGCCCAGGTTGTAGGTGATGCAGTCGTAGTGGATGTGGCGCAGGTAGTCGGTGGGCTTGCGCTTCATCTGCCGGCGCGAGGCCAGCTCCACCTCGTCGCCCTTCTCGAACCGGCCCACCAGGTAGGGCAGGGTGCCGCCGCCGTGGGAGGCGATGATCCTGAGGTTCGGGTAGCGGTCGAAGAAGCCCTCGAAGATCATCCGCGTGATGGCCAGCGTGGTGTCGAACATGAAGCCCACCGACCAGCTGAGGTCGAACTTGGTCATGTCCATGAGGTCCACGCCCGGCGGGTCGGTCGGGTGCACCAGCACGGGCAGGGCGCGGCGGTCGATCTCGGCCCAGACCGGGGCGAACAGGGGGTCGGTCAGGCTCCGGCCGGCCACGTTGGCCAGCACCATCACCCCGGCCGCGCCCTGCGCGCAGCTGCGCTCCAGCTCCTCGACCGCGCGCTGCGGGTACTCCCAGGGCAGGGAGGCGAACCAGCGGATGCGGTCGGGATAGGCCGTCTGCGCCTGCGCCACGTTGTCGTTGGCCTCGCGGGCGGCGCGCACGCTCACGTCCTCGCCGCCCCAGTACACGTTCGGACAGGTGAGCGAAACCACGGACACGTCGATGCCGGCCTGGTCCATGTGCTGGATGCGCAGCTTCCAGTCGAAGTGGCCCTTCTGCGGGATCACCACCGGGGTGTTGCCGCGGAAGATCTCCTGCTGGCCGTCCGGCCGGGTCTGGATGTTGTACTGGCCGCCTTCCTTCTTCAGCAGTTCCAGCCACTTCGTGGTGAACATGTGGGTGTGGACGTCGATGACGGTCATGGGATTCCTTTTGTCTCCTGGATCGTGGGGGGGACTCCGGGTGCGACCGGATGGCCGCAAGCGCGCGGATGCGATACGTTTAACATGTTAAATGATCCCCTCCAGGAGATTGCCGATGAAACGCCGTCATTTCGCCGCCTTGGCCGGCGCCGCCCTCGCTGTTCCCCCGCTCTCCGCAGCATTCGCGCAGGACCGCACCCTGCGCATCTGGGTCGGCTTTCCGCCCGGCGGCTCGGCCGACGTGATCGCCCGCCTGCTGGCCGACAGGCTCAAGACCTCGCTGGGCCAGAACGTCATCGTCGAGAACAAGCCCGGTGCCGCCGGCCGCCTGGTGCTGGGCGAGCTCAAGCGCATGCCGCCGGACGGGCAGAACCTGGTGCTGTCCCCCAGCGGCGCACTGGTGATCGCTCCCTGGCTCTACAGCAACCTGCCGTACGACCCGATCAAGGACTTCACGCCGGTGTCGCGCCTGGTCACCTTCGACTTCGCCGTCACGGCCGGGCCCGGCGCCCCGGCCGGCGACATCCGCTCGGTGCTGGCCTGGATGAAGGCCAATCCGGGCAAGGCCAGCTACGCGACCTCGGGCGCCGGCACCGTGCCCCACTTCGCCGGCCTGCTGCTGGCGCAGGCGGCCGGCGTGCCGCTGACCCACGTGGCCTACCGCGGCGGCGCCCCCGCCGCGCAGGACCTGATCGGCGGCCAGGTGCCGCTGATGGTGGACACCGCGTCCGAGACCCTGGAGCACCACAAGGCCGGCAGGGTGCGCATCCTGGCCGTCACCGGCGAGCAGCGCTCGCGCGCGCTGCCGGACGTGCCCACGCTCAAGGAGGCGGGCATCCCGATGGCGGCGGACGCCTTCTTCGGGCTGTACGGCCCGGCCGGCATGCCGGCCGAGGTGACGGCCCGCATCGACAAGGCGGTGGCCCAGGCGCTGGCGGTGCCGGAGCTGCAGGAGCGCATCCAGGGCTTCGGCCTGGTGCCCAACCACGCGCCGTCGGCCGCGCTGGCCGCCACCCAGGCCGAGCACCTCAGGCGCTGGGAGACGCCG is from Ramlibacter tataouinensis TTB310 and encodes:
- a CDS encoding amidohydrolase family protein; the encoded protein is MTVIDVHTHMFTTKWLELLKKEGGQYNIQTRPDGQQEIFRGNTPVVIPQKGHFDWKLRIQHMDQAGIDVSVVSLTCPNVYWGGEDVSVRAAREANDNVAQAQTAYPDRIRWFASLPWEYPQRAVEELERSCAQGAAGVMVLANVAGRSLTDPLFAPVWAEIDRRALPVLVHPTDPPGVDLMDMTKFDLSWSVGFMFDTTLAITRMIFEGFFDRYPNLRIIASHGGGTLPYLVGRFEKGDEVELASRRQMKRKPTDYLRHIHYDCITYNLGALQYLISVVGAGQVMFGTDWPHWVHDTRGAFANTAQLPQEQTRAVRGANAQRLFKL
- a CDS encoding Bug family tripartite tricarboxylate transporter substrate binding protein, producing MKRRHFAALAGAALAVPPLSAAFAQDRTLRIWVGFPPGGSADVIARLLADRLKTSLGQNVIVENKPGAAGRLVLGELKRMPPDGQNLVLSPSGALVIAPWLYSNLPYDPIKDFTPVSRLVTFDFAVTAGPGAPAGDIRSVLAWMKANPGKASYATSGAGTVPHFAGLLLAQAAGVPLTHVAYRGGAPAAQDLIGGQVPLMVDTASETLEHHKAGRVRILAVTGEQRSRALPDVPTLKEAGIPMAADAFFGLYGPAGMPAEVTARIDKAVAQALAVPELQERIQGFGLVPNHAPSAALAATQAEHLRRWETPIKASGFKAE